One Hordeum vulgare subsp. vulgare chromosome 4H, MorexV3_pseudomolecules_assembly, whole genome shotgun sequence DNA window includes the following coding sequences:
- the LOC123448867 gene encoding protein SCAR2-like, translating to MPLSRHTVANEYSLGGRDLYKRADQHDPEAVLDGVATAGLVGLLRQLGDLAEFAAEVFHGLYDEVMTASARGHGLVLRVQQLEAELPLLEKDVCQRDYLYVASNRGVDWHANLRVDHGVVTTGDTPRFIMDSIKQCHGPPRLFMLDKYDIGGEGTCMKRYSDPAFFKTDSACSRMLQEGMRTERRPIRTMEIRPNLQNAEIFGPSDGANNGSRFKTDLSDEVLDEVPTRRQRLKHRQLNGTVFRSFRPQMQDLYEKSSPEEKTVSMDRSEVQISFTVSLDTNAEERDIMMDTSSSTGKSKEGYYATTRKRRSTSQETPSSCSDDRSAGSSKGYNSEVDIYVDALTTMGSEVGTDSEHRDHGGQGVFALAPSGKMCSDAQGAAVSRSSTFSKKEDSCSSDVASANRDEADHSEEDASVCVPEAKLVGGEHERTSSLEELFSQEKPVSCEHERTVSLEELLTGDMLLSESDTRELVTESNGNAIVSNATSDGTADATKRSKGNNVSAISFKKTASKRCVESMELFASKVGILPRKLSKKHDPFSDSLRNMAKQLLELKCDGTQDTDLYEFEVNGDGFNVECRKMAHPRVEIMEESFRKSISFDSPQDDVGSRECQLEVVDQESDHDVPTADSPQDSVPDENGFQHTDVYLTVITSPSPKEEEEEEEEGWAVVAPDEHSSAGIVDHASELIQEQTEDIHTEVFSENASDMSEDLKEIRICDEHVYAEDADGCSESEEYASDEEIAEKTGEHVAPDDVISSRISSKQSDDPCQVTPFTLTDADFAVASEGPENYIPEMEHVTLLETVVETGLPKGLTESVISSEAAGPDNEQCCLHPETSLPQDTVLGSCELLDQNEQLQLHSSSMMSAIPDPAVNTGEIHELHEEPPNPCNGISTEIFADQLAPDSRDLPLPSISSFDWMLNGLMNKSLNVVPAPSSNIIDNGSSEDTEEAPPLPPLPPMQWRATKLQTGSISLFAKSGRPPRPKPPVKHQENDNNFALVETNQESENAQEISRNNGFTSQKETAQARVCSETPKDLLPESDSQENNLQEGYRECDVQSSNLFFSSEVKCNTDVTSVGDDAHTMKPPELIVIPEEAWSELVDIKPILKQEEERKQQLINRVSNCSSIHASGLPTEKTTVDHERSDQKEELSAADSNTITDSEENKPNGLPCQDNIQSPDFSVQQEDSSNDMVKEFSSALEEELAKLPPHSVPEPPKYPLLQVISHDRSMLRKAPTLVQPSSKLSDEKNTVLDEIKNKTFNLKPVVAKRPNVMGGPRTNLQVAAILERANAIRQAVADDDDEDSWSE from the exons ATGAGGTGATGACCGCTTCGGCGCGGGGGCATGGGCTCGTGCTCCGGGTGCAGCAGCTGGAGGCAGAGTTGCCACTCCTGGAGAAAGACGTCTGTCAGAGGGATTACCTGTACGTTGCTTCTAACAGGG GAGTTGATTGGCATGCGAACCTGAGAGTGGACCATGGGGTTGTGACGACGGGCGACACGCCTCGCTTCATCATGGACTCCATCAAGCAGTGCCATGGGCCTCCAAGATTGTTCATGCTTGACAA GTATGATATTGGTGGCGAAGGAACGTGCATGAAGAGATACTCAGACCCGGCCTTCTTCAAAACAGATTCCGCATGTTCCAGAATGCTACAGGAAGGAATGAGAACAGAGAGAAGACCAATTAGAACCATG GAGATCAGGCCGAACCTGCAGAATGCTGAGATTTTCGGACCTTCTGATGGAGCCAACAATGGCTCGAG GTTCAAGACTGATTTATCAGATGAAGTTCTGGATGAAGTCCCGACAAGGCGCCAACGACTGAAGCACCGACAACTAAACGGGACCGTGTTCCGAAGCTTCAGACCGCAGATGCAGGACCTTTATGAAAAGTCCTCACCAGAGGAGAAAACCGTCTCCATGGACCGATCAGAGGTGCAGATATCTTTCACCGTCTCACTCGACACAAATGCTGAAGAAAGAGATATCATGATGGACACTTCCAGCAGCACTGGGAAGAGCAAGGAAGGCTACTATGCCACAACACGCAAGAGGAGGTCGACTTCCCAAGAAACACCGTCAAGCTGTTCAGATGACCGTTCAGCAGGAAGCAGCAAGGGATACAACTCTGAAGTTGACATTTACGTCGACGCGCTCACCACAATGGGGTCTGAAGTGGGGACAGACTCAGAGCACAGGGACCATGGTGGACAAGGTGTCTTTGCATTGGCACCGTCAGGCAAGATGTGCTCTGATGCTCAGGGTGCCGCAGTCTCCAGGTCTAGTACCTTCAGTAAAAAGGAGGACTCTTGCTCTTCAGATGTTGCCTCGGCAAACAGAGATGAGGCTGATCACTCCGAAGAAGATGCCTCTGTCTGTGTACCAGAGGCCAAACTTGTTGGTGGTGAACATGAGAGGACTAGCTCGTTGGAGGAATTGTTTTCACAAGAAAAGCCGGTTTCTTGCGAGCATGAGAGGACTGTTTCCTTGGAGGAGCTGCTCACCGGGGACATGCTTCTTTCAGAGTCTGACACAAGGGAATTAGTTACTGAGTCCAATGGTAACGCTATTGTCAGTAATGCTACATCCGATGGTACAGCTGATGCTACTAAAAGGTCCAAGGGGAATAATGTTTCGGCCATTTCCTTCAAGAAAACAGCGAGCAAGAGGTGTGTCGAAAGCATGGAGCTGTTTGCCTCAAAAGTCGGCATTCTGCCAAGGAAACTCTCCAAGAAGCATGACCCATTCTCTGATTCCCTCCGTAACATGGCAAAGCAGCTGCTTGAGCTCAAGTGTGATGGCACTCAAGATACTGACTTGTATGAGTTTGAAGTGAATGGCGACGGATTCAACGTGGAGTGTCGGAAAATGGCTCACCCTCGTGTTGAAATCATGGAGGAAAGTTTCAGGAAGAGCATTTCTTTTGATTCACCTCAAGATGATGTTGGTTCAAGGGAATGCCAGCTGGAAGTAGTGGACCAAGAGTCAGACCATGATGTCCCAACTGCTGACAGTCCACAAGATTCAGTCCCTGATGAAAATGGTTTTCAGCACACCGATGTCTACCTGACAGTCATCACATCACCGagtcccaaagaagaagaagaagaagaagaagaaggatgggcgGTTGTGGCACCTGATGAGCATTCATCTGCTGGCATTGTCGATCATGCATCAGAGCTTATTCAAGAGCAGACTGAGGATATACATACTGAAGTTTTTTCTGAAAATGCATCTGACATGAGTGAAGATTTGAAAGAAATCCGCATTTGCGACGAGCATGTGTATGCGGAAGATGCCGATGGATGCAGTGAATCTGAGGAATATGCATCGGATGAAGAAATCGCAGAGAAGACAGGAGAGCATGTGGCTCCAGATGATGTGATCTCCTCGCGGATTTCGTCCAAGCAATCTGATGATCCTTGCCAAGTAACTCCATTCACTCTCACAGATGCAGATTTTGCAGTAGCAAGTGAAGGCCCGGAAAACTACATCCCTGAAATGGAGCATGTCACATTGCTGGAAACAGTCGTGGAAACGGGATTGCCTAAAGGTTTGACTGAATCAGTAATTAGCAGTGAGGCTGCCGGGCCAGATAATGAACAGTGCTGTCTGCATCCAGAAACTAGTTTACCGCAAGATACTGTCCTTGGTAGCTGTGAACTTCTAGACCAAAATGAGCAACTGCAGCTGCACAGCTCATCCATGATGTCTGCCATTCCAGATCCAGCTGTGAACACAGGGGAAATACATGAATTGCATGAAGAACCGCCTAATCCATGCAACGGCATCAGCACTGAAATTTTTGCAGATCAATTGGCTCCTGACTCCAGAGATTTGCCGCTGCCAAGCATTTCAAGTTTTGATTGGATGTTAAATGGTTTAATGAATAAGTCATTGAACGTGGTTCCTGCTCCATCAAGTAATATAATTGACAATGGTTCATCTGAAGATACTGAAGAAGCACCACCACTTCCACCTCTTCCCCCGATGCAGTGGCGAGCGACCAAGCTTCAAACAGGATCCATATCTTTATTTGCAAAATCGGGGAGACCACCTAGGCCAAAACCTCCAGTGAAACACCAGGAAAATGATAATAACTTTGCactagttgaaacaaatcaagaGTCGGAAAATGCTCAGGAAATAAGCCGGAACAATGGTTTTACTTCACAGAAGGAAACGGCACAGGCAAGAGTTTGCAGCGAGACCCCGAAAGATCTGTTACCGGAGAGTGATTCTCAAGAAAATAATCTCCAAGAAGGATACAGAGAGTGTGATGTGCAGTCTTCTAATCTATTTTTCTCATCAGAAGTCAAGTGCAACACAGACGTCACTTCAGTAGGCGACGACGCCCACACTATGAAGCCACCTGAGCTTATAGTAATTCCAGAGGAGGCATGGTCTGAGCTGGTAGATATAAAACCGATACTGAagcaggaggaagagagaaaacagcaGCTCATAAATAGAGTTTCTAATTGCAGTAGCATTCATGCTAGTGGTTTGCCAACTGAAAAGACCACTGTGGATCATGAAAGATCTGACCAAAAGGAGGAATTGTCAGCAGCGGATAGCAACACAATTACAGATTCAGAAGAAAACAAACCAAATGGGCTTCCTTGTCAAGATAATATTCAGAGTCCTGACTTCTCAGTACAACAGGAAGATAGTTCCAATGACATGGTTAAGGAGTTCTCTTCAGCATTAGAAGAGGAACTAGCAAAGTTACCTCCTCATTCAGTGCCAGAACCACCTAAATATCCTCTCCTTCAAGTTATTTCTCATGATAGAAGCATG CTAAGAAAGGCTCCAACTTTGGTTCAGCCATCAAGTAAGCTTTCAGATGAGAAGAACACAGTGCTGGATGAGATAAAGAACAAG ACTTTCAACTTGAAACCGGTTGTTGCAAAGAGACCAAATGTGATGGGTGGTCCAAGAACAAACTTACAAGTGGCGGCCATTCTCGAGAGGGCCAATGCGATTCGCCAG GCGGTTGcagatgacgatgacgaggatAGCTGGAGTGAGTAG